The following proteins are co-located in the Leishmania major strain Friedlin complete genome, chromosome 30 genome:
- the ADOMETC gene encoding S-adenosylmethionine decarboxylase: MNVCSNTTKDPLTLMAMWGSMKGYNPEQGFSFEGPEKRLEVILRSTLETHVDGLRSLDDSVWSGVVGSLNAQIVSRESNEYINSYVLTESSLFVMKNRIILITCGTTTLLNSIPNILEAISAVRGELEWVSFMHKNYSFPWMQKGPHTSLADEFATLKQHFPTGKPYIFGPVDSDHYFLFCYDDIIRPCSSEDDTQLSMTMYGLDKEQTKYWFRDRFISTSAETAAIRAATHLDRVVDGTWTLHDLQFEPCGYSINAIRDEEYQTMHITPEDHCSFASYETNSRATNYSDRMKKVLGVFRPQRFTVIVFLDPESPVGKAYNEGKGIGVEPEYYPEYSLLHRTTNEFAPGYVAMKINYVRTAAVEETDAAVGGAEPGAKSGPD, translated from the coding sequence ATGAACGTCTGCTCGAACACCACAAAGGACCCCCTCACGCTCATGGCGATGTGGGGCTCCATGAAAGGGTACAACCCGGAGCAAGGATTCAGCTTCGAGGGTCCGGAGAAGCGCCTCGAGGTGATTTTGCGCAGTACACTGGAAACGCACGTGGATGGGCTGCGCAGCCTCGACGACTCCGTGTGGTCCGGTGTGGTCGGCTCGCTCAACGCGCAGATCGTGTCGAGGGAGTCGAATGAGTACATAAACAGCTACGTTCTGACCGAGAGCTCTCTCTTCGTGATGAAAAACCGCATCATCCTTATCACATGTGGCACCACGACATTGCTTAACAGTATCCCCAACATCCTCGAGGCAATCAGTGCGGTGCGTGGAGAGCTGGAGTGGGTGTCCTTCATGCACAAAAACTACTCCTTTCCCTGGATGCAGAAAGGGCCGCACACGTCCCTGGCGGACGAGTTTGCGACACTGAAGCAGCATTTCCCTACTGGCAAGCCTTACATCTTCGGCCCTGTGGACAGCGACCATTACTTTCTCTTTTGTTACGATGACATCATCCGCCCCTGCAGCTCTGAGGATGATACACAGCTCAGCATGACCATGTACGGGCTGGACAAGGAGCAGACCAAGTACTGGTTCAGAGACCGCTTCATCTCCACCAgcgcggagacggcggcaaTCCGCGCTGCGACGCACCTGGATCGCGTTGTGGACGGCACGTGGACGCTACACGACCTCCAGTTCGAGCCCTGCGGCTATAGCATTAACGCCATCCGTGACGAGGAGTATCAGACGATGCACATTACCCCAGAGGATCACTGTTCCTTTGCCTCTTACGAGACTAACAGTCGAGCGACGAACTACTCGGACCGGATGAAGAAGGTGCTCGGCGTATTTCGGCCGCAACGGTTCACCGTCATTGTTTTCCTCGACCCCGAGAGCCCTGTGGGCAAGGCGTACAACGAAGGCAAGGGGATCGGCGTGGAACCGGAGTACTACCCAGAGTACAGTCTCCTCCACCGCACCACGAACGAGTTCGCACCGGGCTACGTGGCTATGAAGATCAACTACGTcaggacggcggcggtggaagagACAGATGCGGCAGTCGGAGGCGCGGAACCGGGAGCCAAAAGTGGGCCCGACTAG
- a CDS encoding putative S-adenosylmethionine decarboxylase proenzyme-like, with protein MSLWGGFSNPTSYSDSGLEKRLEFDFAAAVDVQTFAVEELEDVLAAAGQKLQHHFSAEGLLSLEMTQCIIILTPCKLVVTSASEVMLHQVITPTIALLTSKGVRVEWASYLRKNTTSPWCAESEMSDIMAQEYAELKAAFPAGKSFLTGPVDGHHCFNFVYDNVERIAGRKEEDVQVNVFLNDVAAGLEEVNKTTQRFHALQSGEYEVMRTFAGVPCISFETNAKAAVASPTRVQKLLDTFQPTHFTVAALQDRDADESALRCNFNAFTPYTLQNRTVNLFGEGYAFHQLLFARSAD; from the coding sequence ATGTCGCTGTGGGGAGGGTTTTCGAACCCCACCAGCTACAGCGACAGCGGGCTCGAGAAGCGTCTCGAGTTCgacttcgccgccgccgtggatgTGCAAACGTtcgcggtggaggagctcgaggacgtgctggcggcagctgggcagaagctgcagcaccacttCTCTGCGGAGGGTCTTCTATCGCTAGAGATGACGCAGTGCATTATCATTTTGACACCCTGCAAGCTGGTGGTGACATCCGCGTCGGAGGTGATGCTGCACCAGGTGATCACCCCCACCATTGCCCTTCTCACATCGaagggcgtgcgtgtggagtGGGCCTCGTACCTGCGCAAGAACACCACCTCGCCGTGGTGCGCCGAGAGCGAGATGAGCGACATCATGGCGCAGGAGTACGCGGAGCTCAAGGCCGCCTTCCCGGCCGGCAAGTCCTTCCTGACGGGTCCGGTGGATGGTCATCACTGCTTCAATTTCGTGTACGACAATGTTGAAAGGATTGCGGGACGTAAGGAGGAGGATGTGCAGGTGAACGTGTTCCTCAacgacgtcgctgccggtCTGGAGGAGGTAAACAAGACAACGCAGCGCTTCCACGCGCTGCAAAGTGGCGAGTACGAAGTGATGCGCACCTTCGCTGGTGTGCCGTGCATCTCCTTCGAGACCAACGCCAAGGCTGCCGTAGCGTCTCCGACGCGCGTGCAGAAGCTCCTCGACACCTTTCAGCCCACCCACTTCACGGTTGCCGCCCTCCAGGACAGAGACGCCGACGAGTCGGCGCTGCGTTGCAACTTCAACGCCTTCACCCCGTACACGCTGCAGAACCGAACGGTGAACTTGTTTGGTGAAGGATACGCTTTCCACCAACTGCTATTCGCCCGCAGCGCAGATTGA